In Toxoplasma gondii ME49 chromosome VIII, whole genome shotgun sequence, a single genomic region encodes these proteins:
- a CDS encoding YagE family protein (encoded by transcript TGME49_268630~Predicted trans-membrane domain (TMHMM2.0):320-343) — MAKARDLATGSHYQRMTDTKAYTLNQVAVGDNDRECFFSDTGRYNTQKKPIRSAQKRADIQASIRERSEALADPAGTVWACCLGAEIYFAELLKSLKKSENQGTSLIKIENTYSEVFFCNCFHHKKTCFIFRFGCIVAWDADKDQREELIRVMEPFVKESLGSKREDDTMSYVWSERATIKADHIHLVTPNVFERLAYSYAFAQSVKLAVFETVVDETIERTRKLPEGLAKSGKINSTREDIGKRIGELFVNRFYINLHTDILDTPDIFWDNDDFADHYDNCRRYLEIPKRVDILNQRLDIIKDLYDMLNNELTIQHGYKLEWIVIYLICVEVLIDLVWNILIKDILKWV; from the exons ATGGCGAAAGCTCGTGATCTGGCTACTGGATCGCATTACCAGCGGATGACGGACACAAAGGCGTACACATTGAACCAGGTGGCTGTCGGCGACAACGACCGTGaatgtttcttctctgacaCAGGA AGATACAACACCCAGAAGAAACCGATCCGCAGTGCACAAAAGCGAGCGGATATTCAGGCATCCATTCGGGAAAGAAGTGAG GCACTTGCCGATCCTGCGGGAACAGTCTGGGCTTGTTGCCTGGGAGCAGAAATA TATTTCGCGGAACTGCTGAAAAGTCtgaaaaaaagtgaaaatcAAGGTACATCTTTGATCAA GATCGAAAATACGTATAGCGAGGTCTTCTTTTGCAATTGCTTCCACCACAAAAAGACGTGCTTCATCTTTAGGTTCG GTTGCATTGTGGCATGGGATGCCGACAAAGATCAGCGAGAA GAACTCATTCGAGTAATGGAACCGTTTGTGAAGGAGTCCCTGGGGTCGAAACGAGAAGATGATACCATGAGTTACGTCTGGTCTGAAAGAGCAACAATCAAGGCGGATCACATCCACTTGGTGACGCCTAACGTGTTTGAGCGGTTAGCATACTCATACGCTTTCGCGCAG AGCGTGAAGCTGGCGGTCTTTGAGACAGTTGTCGATGAGACAATTGAGAGGACGCGGAAACTTCCAG AGGGTTTGGCAAAGTCAGGAAAAATCAATTCAACTCGGGAGGATATAGGCAAGCGAATTGGAGAGCTTTTCGTGAATCGCTTCTACATCAACCTACACACAGACATACTTGACACTCCAG ACATCTTCTGGGACAATGACGATTTCGCTGACCACTACGACAACTGCCGACGATACCTGGAGATTCCCAAAAGAGTTGACATTCTCAATCAAAG gTTAGACATTATCAAGGATCTATACGATATGCTGAACAATGAGCTAACAATTCAG CACGGATATAAACTCGAATGGATCGTCATATACCTAATCTGCGTCGAGGTGCTCATCGACCTTGTCTGGAATATCCTTATCAAGGATATACTCAAGTGGGTATAG
- a CDS encoding blood stage antigen 41-3 precursor, putative (encoded by transcript TGME49_268620~Signal peptide predicted by SignalP 2.0 HMM (probability 0.996) with cleavage site probability 0.867 at residue 22): MRGTKLSLVFSFLLIGVGTVTAELEKQYSSEWPIPFKQNAQTLPSIEVKLAPPEDPLPQVTGEIQLLERARMRLEEGLMAKLEDEYNRQLDNSQIQISGALERAMRVFNSPNILRSAVKSSMRPLTTASAAAPEFRQLPNRKDTIPNKLTYNDVKKHVNGPIPITPAVSATSFLETSATATASSKSRFLNMLGAAETLPSVKVELTSIKEPSPQIKEKMDEIEELRADEETRMFQQAIAEFEQLTKITVQELEKNIQIQMNPFLVDTEAVGSAIQEQLSASAPASRTVSFLEVDDEGAPFLGRKCEELRTRYPGFKVECPQGKQAKPAAPQVSFLELRDTETTEQHNTLIGSETEKQLNVKVTQSDKPYPTVDELVSDMQKKRDATERLERMKILELQLKLLKAQDEMIKDGLHTSVARVLAQYAPAVEAVKAEIAIRSIR; encoded by the exons ATGCGGGGCACCAAACTCTCGTTGGTTTTCTCATTTCTGCTCATCGGAGTTGGCACCGTAACTGCTGAGCTCGAGAAG CAGTACAGCAGCGAATGGCCGATCCCTTTCAAACAAAATGCGCAGACTCTTCCCTCGATTGAGGTGAAGCTAGCTCCACCTGAGGAT CCTTTGCCCCAAGTGACCGGGGAAATACAACTTCTTGAAAGAGCGCGAATGAGACTCGAGGAG GGGCTGATGGCAAAACTGGAAGACGAATACAATCGGCAGCTTGACAATTCGCAAATACAGATTTCTGGTGCTCTAGAAAGG GCGATGAGAGTATTCAACAGCCCAAACATTCTCCGAAGTGCTGTCAAATCATCTATGAGACCGCTCACCACAGCGTCAGCCGCCGCCCCGGAGTTTCGGCAGCTTCCAAACAG AAAGGACACCATACCCAACAAGTTAACGTACAATGATGTGAAGAAGCATGTGAATGGCCCCATACCGATCACCCCTGCGGTTTCTGCCACTTCGTTTCTTGAAACGAGTGCAACTGCCACGGCTTCCTCTAAGAGCCGTTTCCTTAATATGCTTGGAGCAGCGGAAACGCTTCCATCCGTGAAAGTTGAG CTGACGAGTATAAAGGAGCCCAGCCCGCAAATAAAGGAGAAGATG GATGAAATAGAAGAACTTCGGGCAGATGAGGAAACCAGG ATGTTTCAACAAGCGATCGCAGAATTTGAGCAACTCACCAAAATAACGGTGCAGG AACTCGAAAAAAACATACAGATCCAGATGAATCCCTTTCTCGTTGATACGGAG GCTGTGGGAAGCGCCATACAAGAGCAGTTAAGTGCCTCTGCCCCAGCTTCACGAACAGTATCGTTTTTGGAGGTTGACGACGAAGGAGCGCCATTTCTAGGCAGA AAATGTGAAGAACTGCGAACTCGGTACCCGGGCTTCAAGGTCGAGTGCccacaaggaaaacaagCAAAACCAGCA GCCCCACAAGTTTCGTTTCTTGAACTCAGAGACACCGAAACTACAGAACAAC ATAATACACTAATTGGTTCTGAAACGGAAAAACAGCTCAATGTCAAAGTGACCCAGTCTGACAAGCC GTACCCGACAGTAGACGAACTCGTCAGTgacatgcagaaaaaaagggacGCAACTGAAAGGCTA GAGAGAATGAAGATCTTAGAATTGCAACTGAAGTTGCTGAAG GCACAGGACGAAATGATCAAGGACGGTTTGCATACGTCTGTTGCGCGCGTGCTTGCGCAGTACGCCCCAGCTG TGGAGGCTGTCAAGGCGGAAATCGCCATACGTAGCATTCGCTAA
- a CDS encoding hypothetical protein (encoded by transcript TGME49_268610~Signal peptide predicted by SignalP 2.0 HMM (probability 0.998) with cleavage site probability 0.365 at residue 21~Predicted trans-membrane domain (TMHMM2.0):6-24:27-50:62-85:94-114:122-145:172-195:201-224:238-261), with translation MWDRQGLLGALLSAVLAAAVALKANSGATVCAALACGTFLTTIPTSLFTASLPWMQPASVIEFLFSTVASLGFLIAAAGASQLFVGGSHDEGAGLAILLNISLLEATRILYCFLRTRPACTQLFPVNLEVAAAVGSGFFVPLAVVNVSAVWRQVTYTGVDSVPFLRSSPTANALLFGLIVVVLNMFSLVATNLVFWSFLHNLTVAAKTCTIGGICICHALLTFLARLPWQQVLGSLETSIIFLIFAISLFHLVTLTRCRLLASAV, from the exons ATGTGGGACAGGCAGGGACTTTTGGGAGCGTTGCTTTCCGCCGTTCTAGCGGCCGCCGTCGCATTGAAGGCCAACTCAGGGGCTACTGTGTGTGCGGCTCTCGCGTGTGGAACATTCTTGACAACCATACCAACGTCGTTGTTCACTGCGTCGCTTCCGTGGATGCAGCCAGCAAGCGTCATCGAATTTTTATTTTC AACTGTCGCTTCACTTGGATTCCTGATTGCTGCGGCGGGCGCGTCACAATTGTTTGTCGGAGGCAGCCACGATGAGGGTGCAGGGCTGGCAATATTGCTCAACATATCGTTACTGGAGGCTACTCGGATCCTGTACTGTTTCCTGAGAACTCGACCCGCATGTACACAACTATTTCCGGTGAATTTGGAG GTTGCTGCGGCAGTTGGCAGCGGATTCTTTGTTCCTCTTGCGGTTGTCAATGTCTCCGCAG TCTGGAGACAAGTGACATATACAGGCGTTGACAGCGTTCCATTTCTCAGATCGTCTCCAACGGCAAACGCCCTTTTGTTTG GTTTAATAGTGGTAGTACTCAACATGTTCAGTCTGGTGGCGACGAATCTGGTCTTCTGGTCTTTTCTGCACAACTTGACCGTCGCCGCGAAGACCTGCACCATCGGCGGGATTTGTATTTGCCACGCACTTCTAACTTTTTTG GCGCGCCTTCCTTGGCAGCAAGTTCTAGGCTCGCTGGAGACAAGCATTATTTTTCTCATCTTCGCAATTTCTTTGTTCCATCTGGTGACACTGACGCGGTGTCGCCTGCTCGCATCTGCTGTTTGA
- a CDS encoding DNA polymerase epsilon subunit B protein (encoded by transcript TGME49_268600): MESSTRREGVDVKALPVLLHSMLTQPPSSSPVALAYNAPSWTELLMACQSSQTKGDDAGNSVVFAQKVEECLKISASESPAASSQTSGLDKKNLKSLTKATQPWLRTRGEYKETERVLFNSEVEKKPGYRCDNKAAVQISASFDFGSGVPGPSSQAPQSEWMDATAKDHSAWQQRRLQILKRRMIANMAASVDVPPNEAPTQSPAQVPQVVRVGQLAGGEGRPFSFVSMVLDDVAGNRESVQLLYTEETLTRQHRQLKESARRRQSEDTSTYAQESRTAATGEGENGSTPVCRDGRTEEICAYPGMLIAVRGVLRKTEFGTKLSVSSFHGGPPLPSPTSRHVLSVPLGPVLSHEGLSKERCESRTVASCYRGNPVHIMLASAQNLVPLKTGTMSRNLELDLLLDRVREEVPHILILFGPIVPASALISLSVSSPAAVAGLPDVDWTYTAFFRQVASRLAGTRTRVFVVPSTADVAHPHPLPQPPYSSDLVSSDPFIGLPASARQQISFLPNPCFLYVNELRLLVTAEDPLMEIGAQVAYPSCIGSHQDLIAACCSSLLRQRTLFPSGASSTLPVDPKRFPPRMFDVAEDGEDSIPHIVVFPSDANVSGGTDPSQQGAFACIADERLFVLPFSPKLVREASARAEWTSIYIQPPPAKEGNESMEADIKDKAYDETMGRKPEGEDAQPLSLKTRVTVRHSSYALA; this comes from the exons ATGGAATCCTCAACTAGACGCGAAGGCGTCGATGTGAAGGCACTTCCTGTGCTTCTTCACTCTATGCTAACGCAACCGCCGAGTTCGTCTCCAGTGGCTCTCGCCTACAATGCACCTTCGTGGACGGAGCTCCTGATGGCTTGCCAAAGCTCACAAACAAAAGGCGATGACGCAGGGAACTCAGTTGTTTTCGCtcagaaagtggaagagtGTTTGAAGATCTCGGCGTCGGAGAGCCCAGCAGCCTCATCTCAAACTTCTGGATTGGACAAAAAGAACTTAAAGTCCCTTACCAAAGCGACACAGCCGTGGCTACGCACGCGCGGCGAATACAAAG AAACGGAGCGGGTTCTCTTCAACTccgaggtggagaagaagccaggCTACCGATGCGACAACAAAGCAGCA GTCCAGATATCTGCTTCGTTTGATTTTGGATCGGGAGTGCCTGGCCCTTCTTCACAAGCGCCACAGTCAGAATGGATGGATGCGACTGCAAAGGACCATTCGGCCTGGCAACAGAGGCGACTTCAGATCCTGAAGAGACGCATGATCGCAAACATGGCTGCTTCTGTCGATGTACCTCCGAACGAAGCACCGACACAGTCCCCCGCCCAAGTGCCGCAG GTCGTGCGGGTAGGCCAGCTCGCCGGAGGAGAAGGCCggcctttctcctttgtctccatGGTTCTCGATGACGTCGCGGGGAACAGAGAATCTGTCCAACTTCTCTACACGGAAGAGACGCTCACTCGTCAGCATAGGCAGTTGAAAGAATCCGCCAGGCGACGACAAAGCGAGGATACTTCGACTTACGCGCAGGAGTCACGGACGGCGGCAactggagagggagagaatgGTTCCACGCCTGTCTGCAGAGATGGAAGAACTGAGGAGATCTGTGCCTACCCAGGCATGTTAATAGCGGTGCGTGGTGTCCTTCGAAAG ACGGAGTTCGGCACCAAGTTGTCCGTGTCCTCTTTCCATGGTGGTCCCCCGCTGCCGTCGCCGACGTCTCGTCACGTGCTTTCGGTGCCTCTCGGGCCTGTTTTGAGCCACGAAGGTCTCTCCAAAGAGAGATGCGAATCGCGCACCGTTGCCAGTTGCTATCGAGGAAACCCGGTGCATATTATGCTTGCCTCCGCCCAGAACCTCGTGCCTCTAAAGACGGGCACAATGTCACG CAACTTGGAGCTAGATCTACTCCTGGATCGTGTTCGCGAAGAAGTACCCCATATTCTCATTCTTTTTGGCCCCATCGTTCCGGCTTCCGCTTTGATCAGTCTGAGTGTATCCTCCCCGGCTGCCGTCGCTGGCCTTCCCGACGTGGACTGGACGTACACTGCGTTCTTCAGACAGGTGGCCTCCCGCCTGGCAGGAACGCGAACACGTGTCTTTGTAGTGCCAAGCACTGCAGACGTCGCGCACCCTCATCCTCTTCCCCAACCCCCCTACTCTTCCGaccttgtctcctctgacCCTTTCATTGGCCTTCCCGCTTCAGCTCGACAACAGATTTCCTTTTTGCCGAACCCCTGTTTCCTCTATGTCAACGAGCTGCGACTTCTCGTCACTGCTGAAGATCCTCTCATGGAAATCGGAGCGCAGGTGGCCTATCCGAGCTGCATCGGTTCTCACCAAGATTTGATTGCAGcttgctgctcttctcttctccggcaGCGAACGTTGTTTCCCAGTGGGGCGTCGTCCACGCTTCCAGTTGACCCTAAGCGTTTTCCGCCCCGCATGTTTGATGTGGccgaagacggcgaggacTCCATCCCGCACATCGTTGTGTTCCCTTCGGATGCAAACGTTTCCGGAGGGACCGACCCTTCGCAACAAGGGGCATTCGCCTGCATTGCAGACGAGCGCCTGTTTGTTCTCCCGTTCAGTCCTAAGTTGGTACGCGAGGCCTCGGCGCGTGCGGAGTGGACCAGCATCTACATCCAGCCTCCACCGGCGAAGGAGGGAAACGAGAGCATGGAAGCAGACATTAAAGATAAGGCGTACGATGAAACCATGGGGAGAAAAcccgaaggcgaagacgctcAACCACTCTCTCTGAAGACGCGCGTCACTGTGCGGCATTCTTCCTATGCGTTGGCCTAA
- the ROM4 gene encoding rhomboid protease ROM4 (encoded by transcript TGME49_268590~Gene product name based on ToxoDB Community Expert Annotation.~Predicted trans-membrane domain (TMHMM2.0):375-395:399-422:426-449:455-478:482-505:586-609), with protein sequence MHEASEGEIYFPVLVLTLRVVLVQVWTSAVVMASPHGSASRAGSNRRTDGLSVNLGQDNTLKHDTPTETAPSASPPRVAPAPIPPKGGPAATPGKDGALDNRGSHDSVPPVAVAIPGREEVNATASQKSVVAGANSQPTPGTQSSKAPASDVDGSSKHGSPEHPDAGSPEVNAEGVPVEEALQAIGDDDPLIHNLPDGVVGRRAPANPFNSPMYAKLRGKKKKHRPKVRDPKLNNNPLRGRLVVCISTTALLCWIYMWELIYNFTSFNGRCVSPVMYPDYKLQEAKQRQPYVIRYGYGGCEYNLGSLAYPRASFGTSAGDKGWPVDLVPNGSAGSAATSWDSPNARVLRHLGGLETNYIREYSETFRLFTSMYMHGGWLHILINLSCQIQILWIIEPDWGFLRTTLLFFLGGISGNLLSAVADPCSITVGSSGSMYALLGALIPYCVEYWKSIPRPGCILVFMIVVVIIGILTGMAGFTDNYAHMGGALGGILWGFASITTVSACDKCTLGERMAMTPPFSWCVPKATQQKLLERAKARKAEAIRRRKLQAIQKKKAGGARGKAMYAVKMRLQEEGRPPCKMSFREWVIRGLCAAALFAYWLILFLYLLDPSLYKSYSPPGQLKFSGWLYCKCGTIVYQAPQTYGNLGRFWCFGSEKDAQYYLEP encoded by the exons ATGCATGAGGCTTCCGAGGGTGAAATTTATTTTCCCGTTCTTGTGTTGACACTGCGAGTGGTCTTGGTTCAGGTGTGGACTTCGGCCGTCGTGATGGCGTCCCCTCACGGATCCGCGTCTCGGGCTGGATCGAACAGACGAACCGACGGCCTCAGCGTTAACCTAGGGCAGGACAATACTCTCAAAC ACGACACCCCGACTGAGACGGCTCCGAGCGCGTCGCCACCTCGTGTGGCACCCGCACCCATCCCGCCCAAGGGTGGACCTGCTGCCACTCCGGGTAAAGATGGAGCACTTGACAACAGGGGTTCACACGACAGTGTTCCGCCCGTTGCCGTTGCGATCccagggagagaggaggtgAACGCTACCGCAAGCCAAAAGTCGGTGGTCGCTGGGGCGAACAGCCAGCCAACCCCAGGCACTCAATCTTCGAAAGCTCCCGCCTCAGACGTTGATGGCTCCAGCAAGCATGGCTCGCCTGAACATCCAGACGCCGGTTCGCCTGAGGTGAATGCCGAAGGCGTTCCAGTGGAGGAGGCTCTTCAG GCAATTGGTGACGATGACCCGTTGATCCACAACTTACCAGACGGAGTGGTCGGGCGTCGAGCACCGGCAAACCCTTTCAACTCGCCGATGTATGCAAAGttgagaggaaagaagaagaagcaccGACCCAAGGTTCGGGATCCGAAGCTGAACAACAACCCTCTCAGAGGACGGCTTGTTGTGTGCATCAGCACGACCGCGCTTCTTTGCTGGATCTACATGTGGGA GTTGATCTATAACTTCACGAGCTTCAACGGTCGCTGCGTGAGCCCGGTTATGTACCCTGACTACAAGCTGCAAGAGGCGAAACAGCGACAGCCTTACGTCATTCGCTATGGATATGGAGGCTGCGAATACAACCTAGGATCTTTGGCGTACCCCCGTGCCTCCTTCGGAACATCCGCTGGTGACAAGGGGTGGCCAGTGGACCTCGTTCCCAACGGCAGTGCTGGATCTGCCGCGACGAGCTGGGACTCTCCGAACGCTCGCGTTCTGCGTCATTTGGGAGGTCTGGAAACGAACTACATTCGCGAGTACAGCGAGACGTTCAGGCTGTTCACGTCCATGTACATGCACGGAGGCTGGCTGCACATTCTTATCAACCTTTCTTGCCAGATTCAAATTCTGTGGATCATCGAACCA GATTGGGGCTTCCTGAGAACCACACTGCTGTTCTTCCTAGGAGGCATTTCAGGAAATCTCCTCTCAGCTGTTGCGGATCCTTGCAGCATTACAGTCGGATCGTCTGGTTCCATGTATGCTCTGCTGGGCGCTCTTATTCCGTATTGCGTTG AATACTGGAAATCAATCCCTCGACCGGGCTGCATTCTCGTCTTCATGATTGTCGTTGTG ataaTAGGCATTTTGACAGGCATGGCAGGTTTCACGGACAACTACGCTCACATGGGTGGTGCACTGGGTGGCATTTTGTGGGGTTTTGCGAGCATTACGACAGTGTCGGCTTGCGACAAATGCACACTAGGTGAACGTATGGCGATGACCCCTCCGTTCAGTTGGTGTGTGCCGAAGGCTACTCAGCAGAAACTCCTGGagagggcgaaggcgagaa AGGCGGAAGCTATCCGGAGGCGAAAGCTTCAAGCGAttcaaaagaaaaaggcaggagGCGCCCGCGGTAAGGCCATGTACGCGGTGAAGATGCGTCTCCAGGAAGAAGGTAGACCTCCTTGCAAGATGAGTTTCAGGGAATGGGTCATTCGTGGCCTCTGTGCAGCTGCCCTG TTCGCGTACTGGTTGATTTTGTTCCTTTACCTGCTCGATCCCTCACTGTACAAGAGTTACTCTCCGCCGGGCCAGCTGAAGTTCAGTGGCTGGCTCTATTGCAAGTGTGGAACGATCGTATACCAGGCGCCACAGACATACGGCAACCTGGGGCGTTTCTGGTGCTttggaagcgagaaggatgCGCAGTATTATCTTGAACCGTAA